A window of Costertonia aggregata contains these coding sequences:
- a CDS encoding RNA polymerase sigma factor, translated as MFSEETLIQELKSKDTQAKAFEVLVNTYKERLYWHIRRIVLNHNDTDDILQNTFIKIYKNINSFKGESRLFSWMYRIATNESLSFLKQKSKKLGVSHIDHQERMVNNLQADVYFEGDTIQLELQKAIATLPEKQKLVFNMKYYQELKYEEISEILETSVGGLKASYHLAVKKIEGYLKEN; from the coding sequence TTGTTTTCAGAGGAAACCCTCATTCAAGAATTAAAGTCCAAGGATACCCAAGCAAAGGCTTTTGAAGTGCTTGTAAACACTTATAAAGAACGTTTGTACTGGCATATCCGCAGGATTGTTTTGAACCATAACGACACCGATGATATATTGCAAAACACGTTTATAAAAATATATAAGAACATCAATAGCTTCAAGGGCGAGAGCAGGCTTTTCTCATGGATGTATCGCATTGCGACCAACGAATCCCTGAGTTTTTTAAAACAAAAATCCAAAAAACTTGGGGTGAGCCATATAGATCATCAAGAGCGAATGGTAAACAACCTACAGGCCGATGTCTACTTTGAAGGCGATACCATCCAATTAGAACTTCAAAAAGCGATAGCAACGCTTCCCGAAAAACAGAAATTGGTTTTCAACATGAAATACTATCAAGAATTGAAATATGAAGAAATATCCGAGATTTTGGAAACTTCGGTCGGTGGTTTAAAAGCTTCCTATCATTTAGCAGTAAAAAAAATAGAGGGATATTTAAAAGAAAACTAA
- a CDS encoding WD40/YVTN/BNR-like repeat-containing protein, giving the protein MRYFTVIMILSLMVSCSPAIEKKPFASVDIDVLYQDSLSIRAIEIMGNSLAFAANKGTFGTIDLKTGKVRANIEKYHTSIPEFRAIAHTPTDFFMLSVANPALLYKTGESGTMKLVYMEESDAVFYDAMTFWNDREGIAVGDSMNGCMSIIITRDGGSTWAKLPCSRLPEGIQGEGAFAASNTNIKTIGNNTWIGTTQRTLYSKDKGKTWKAFDTPIQTEEPTQGIYSIDFYNDKIGVVIGGDYTKPENTIANKAITKDGGKTWRLLANGKAPGYKSCIRFVPNSNAKGIVAVGFTGIVYSSNMGYTWQELSNEPFYTIRFQNDSVAYAAGKNRIAKLTFKP; this is encoded by the coding sequence ATGCGATACTTCACTGTTATAATGATTTTGAGTTTAATGGTTTCCTGTAGCCCTGCCATCGAAAAAAAGCCATTTGCGTCGGTTGACATTGATGTACTTTATCAAGACTCATTGAGTATTCGCGCCATTGAAATTATGGGTAACAGCCTTGCTTTTGCAGCGAATAAGGGAACATTTGGCACTATCGATTTAAAAACCGGAAAGGTCAGGGCCAATATTGAAAAATACCATACCAGTATTCCTGAATTTAGGGCTATAGCACATACACCTACAGATTTTTTTATGCTCTCTGTGGCCAATCCCGCATTGTTATACAAAACAGGCGAGAGCGGTACAATGAAATTGGTATATATGGAGGAGAGCGATGCGGTTTTTTACGATGCGATGACTTTTTGGAACGATAGAGAAGGTATAGCCGTTGGCGACAGTATGAACGGTTGTATGAGTATCATCATAACACGTGACGGAGGCAGCACATGGGCCAAATTACCTTGCTCCAGATTGCCTGAAGGTATACAGGGGGAAGGTGCCTTTGCGGCCAGTAACACAAATATCAAAACGATTGGGAATAACACTTGGATAGGAACTACACAGCGAACGCTGTACTCCAAGGATAAGGGAAAAACCTGGAAGGCTTTTGATACGCCGATTCAAACCGAAGAGCCCACCCAAGGGATTTACTCCATTGATTTTTATAACGATAAGATAGGTGTAGTCATAGGTGGGGATTACACCAAACCTGAGAACACTATCGCCAATAAGGCAATTACCAAAGATGGCGGTAAAACATGGCGATTATTGGCCAATGGCAAAGCGCCAGGTTATAAAAGCTGCATTCGGTTTGTGCCCAATTCCAATGCTAAAGGCATAGTCGCTGTTGGTTTTACTGGAATCGTGTATTCCAGCAATATGGGGTACACATGGCAAGAGCTTTCCAACGAACCGTTTTATACAATTCGATTTCAAAACGACTCCGTTGCGTATGCTGCGGGAAAAAATAGAATCGCTAAATTGACTTTTAAGCCATAG
- a CDS encoding RsmB/NOP family class I SAM-dependent RNA methyltransferase: MKLHRNLVFAVIDALNLIFNEGEYADKVVQKVLKFDKRWGSRDRGFIAETTYEMVRYKRLYTEIAEVKAPYSRPDLFRMWAVWAVLKGITLPDWKQLEPTPERRIKGKFDELSKIRKFREAVPDWIDELCEKSLGAKLWTAEIAKLNEPAEVILRTNTLKITKEKLRRVLLDEGIVVEPIKGYPLALSLPERANVFVTESFKKGFFEVQDASSQLVAAFLDVEPGQRVVDTCAGAGGKSLHMAALMENKGQLIALDIYNSKLKELKRRARRNGAHNIEPREISSTKVFKKLYGTADRVLIDAPCTGLGVIRRNPDTKWKMQPDFLERITKTQKEIIRNYSKIVKPGGKMVYATCSILPQENNDQVKSFLSSDEGKEFTLVKENKIYASKSGFDGFYMALLEKVK; the protein is encoded by the coding sequence ATGAAACTGCACAGAAATTTGGTTTTTGCCGTTATAGACGCACTCAATTTGATATTTAATGAAGGGGAGTATGCCGACAAGGTCGTTCAAAAAGTATTAAAGTTCGATAAAAGATGGGGCTCACGAGATCGAGGCTTTATTGCCGAAACCACCTATGAAATGGTACGATACAAAAGATTATATACCGAAATAGCAGAAGTTAAAGCCCCATACAGCAGACCCGACCTATTTCGAATGTGGGCGGTTTGGGCCGTTTTAAAAGGAATAACATTGCCCGATTGGAAACAACTGGAACCCACTCCCGAAAGACGTATCAAGGGGAAATTTGATGAACTTTCAAAAATAAGAAAGTTTAGGGAAGCCGTACCGGACTGGATAGATGAGCTCTGCGAAAAGTCGTTAGGCGCTAAGCTATGGACTGCCGAAATCGCAAAGCTTAACGAGCCGGCAGAGGTCATTCTTCGCACCAACACTTTAAAGATCACCAAAGAAAAACTACGAAGGGTATTACTGGATGAAGGTATTGTTGTAGAACCCATTAAAGGATATCCTTTGGCTTTGAGTCTACCGGAAAGGGCGAACGTTTTTGTAACGGAGTCCTTCAAAAAAGGCTTTTTTGAGGTACAGGATGCCTCGTCCCAATTAGTCGCAGCATTTTTAGACGTAGAACCAGGGCAAAGAGTGGTGGATACTTGTGCCGGAGCGGGAGGAAAATCGCTTCATATGGCGGCTCTCATGGAAAATAAGGGGCAATTGATCGCTTTGGACATTTACAACAGTAAATTAAAAGAGCTGAAAAGACGTGCAAGAAGAAATGGCGCACACAATATTGAGCCTAGGGAAATCAGTTCTACAAAAGTGTTCAAAAAACTGTACGGCACAGCAGACAGGGTTTTGATAGACGCCCCTTGCACCGGACTAGGTGTTATTCGAAGAAATCCGGACACCAAATGGAAAATGCAGCCAGATTTTCTTGAAAGAATTACCAAGACCCAAAAAGAAATCATACGCAACTACAGTAAAATCGTAAAACCAGGTGGTAAAATGGTCTATGCTACCTGCTCTATTCTTCCCCAGGAGAACAACGATCAGGTAAAGTCCTTTTTATCATCTGATGAGGGAAAAGAGTTCACCTTGGTAAAAGAAAATAAAATCTATGCTTCAAAAAGTGGGTTTGATGGATTTTACATGGCCTTGTTAGAGAAAGTGAAGTAA
- the purL gene encoding phosphoribosylformylglycinamidine synthase → MIYFFGDVNTKVFAVQTDQDLSAEDTDKLTWLFGNQPKIQAASLDAIFVGPRSAMITPWSTNATEITQNMGIRGIIRIEEFHASQREPSDFDPMLFQKFNGLQQGIFDVDITPEAILNIDDIASYNQQEGLALSDEEADYLQGLSKKMGRKLTDSEVFGFSQVNSEHCRHKIFNGTFVIDGKEMPSSLFKLIKKTSQENPNDIVSAYKDNVAFIKGPKVIQFAPKSADKPDFYTEKEFESVISLKAETHNFPTTVEPFNGAATGSGGEIRDRLAGGKGSLPLAGTAVYMTALSRLEKDRPWEQGMKERPWLYQTPMDILIKASNGASDFGNKFGQPLICGSVLTFEHQEKIAPGKAEIPRRLGYDKVIMQAGGIGYAKAEQALKDQPKKGDKIVILGGDNYRIGMGGAAVSSADTGEFSAAIELNAVQRSNPEMQKRAANAIRGMVESDKNPIVSIHDHGAGGHLNCLSELVEETGGKIDLDKLPVGDPTLSAKEIIGNESQERMGLVIGKDEAELLGRIAKRERSPIYEVGDVTDDDRFTFESKTTGEKPMDVNLSDIFGSSPKTMLNDNTVKRSYAEAEYSLEFFHDYLEQVLQLEAVACKDWLTNKVDRCVGGRVAKQQCAGPLQLPLNNIGVMALDFKGKEGVATSIGHSPISGLIDPSAGSKNSIAEALTNIVWAPLKNGLKSVSLSANWMWPCKNEGEDARLYEAVQAVSDFSIALGVNVPTGKDSLSMKQKYKDGDVISPGTVVISAAANCNDITQVVEPVLQKDGGNIYYINLSKDNYKLGGSSFAQIRNAIGSEAPTIKDETYFESVFNSIQTLIKKGQIIAGHDIASGGLITTLLELCFADVDLGAELDLSSLGESDTIKLLFSENAGIVFQAKDASIEQILIAANIDFKKIGKVTSVAELTIKNGGMEMGLNISSLRDTWFKTSYLLDNKQTANGLAKVRFDNYKEQGLRYEFPSQFTGKLPVASSGVEKPKAAILREKGSNSEREMANAMYLAGFDVKDVHMTDLISGRETLEDIQFLGAVGGFSNSDVLGSAKGWAGAIKYNEKANKAIMDFFARPDTLSVGICNGCQLFMELDLLNPEHETHGKMTYNDSGKHESNFTSVKIQKNNSVMLSSLEGSTLGVWISHGEGKFSLPHSEDKYNIVAKYGYENYPANPNGSDFNTAMLCDKTGRHLVTMPHMERSIFPWNWAHYPKDNQSDKVSPWLQAFVNAKEWVETKKG, encoded by the coding sequence ATGATTTACTTTTTTGGAGACGTAAACACCAAAGTTTTTGCAGTACAAACAGACCAAGATCTTTCTGCAGAAGATACAGACAAGCTCACATGGCTTTTCGGCAACCAACCTAAAATACAAGCGGCGTCTCTAGACGCCATTTTTGTTGGGCCACGTTCGGCAATGATAACCCCATGGAGTACCAATGCTACAGAAATTACCCAAAACATGGGGATAAGAGGGATTATTCGTATCGAGGAGTTTCATGCATCACAAAGAGAGCCTAGCGATTTTGACCCTATGCTTTTCCAAAAATTCAACGGGTTGCAGCAAGGTATTTTTGACGTTGATATTACTCCGGAAGCCATCTTAAATATTGACGATATAGCATCCTATAATCAACAGGAAGGTTTGGCCCTTAGTGATGAAGAGGCAGACTATTTGCAGGGGTTGTCCAAAAAAATGGGGAGAAAACTTACCGATTCCGAAGTGTTTGGCTTTAGTCAGGTAAACTCTGAGCATTGCCGCCATAAAATCTTTAACGGCACTTTTGTGATCGATGGCAAAGAAATGCCATCATCCCTTTTTAAGCTTATCAAAAAAACTTCCCAGGAAAACCCGAACGATATTGTTTCGGCATATAAGGACAATGTCGCCTTTATAAAAGGCCCCAAAGTAATACAGTTTGCCCCAAAAAGTGCCGATAAACCCGACTTTTACACAGAAAAGGAATTTGAATCGGTTATTTCCTTGAAAGCGGAAACACATAATTTTCCGACAACAGTAGAACCCTTTAACGGTGCCGCCACGGGTTCAGGGGGCGAAATACGCGATAGGCTCGCCGGTGGAAAAGGCTCATTGCCCTTGGCAGGTACAGCTGTCTACATGACCGCTTTATCAAGACTGGAAAAGGATAGGCCTTGGGAACAAGGTATGAAAGAACGGCCATGGTTATATCAAACGCCAATGGATATTCTTATAAAAGCATCCAACGGGGCATCGGACTTTGGGAACAAATTCGGGCAACCTTTGATTTGCGGCTCTGTGCTGACCTTTGAGCACCAAGAAAAAATCGCACCGGGCAAAGCCGAGATACCTAGGCGACTAGGTTATGACAAAGTTATTATGCAAGCGGGGGGTATTGGCTATGCTAAAGCGGAACAAGCTTTAAAGGACCAACCCAAAAAAGGCGATAAAATCGTCATCTTAGGGGGTGATAATTACCGTATCGGCATGGGTGGCGCAGCTGTTTCCAGTGCCGATACGGGAGAATTCAGTGCAGCAATCGAATTGAATGCCGTACAGCGTTCAAATCCTGAAATGCAGAAAAGAGCCGCTAACGCCATTCGTGGTATGGTAGAAAGTGATAAGAATCCCATTGTGTCCATTCATGACCATGGTGCTGGCGGACATCTCAACTGTCTCTCGGAATTGGTAGAAGAAACCGGTGGCAAAATAGATTTGGACAAACTACCCGTAGGCGACCCCACGCTCTCCGCCAAGGAAATTATAGGAAACGAATCACAGGAACGTATGGGCTTGGTCATTGGAAAAGACGAGGCTGAACTGTTGGGCAGAATTGCTAAACGGGAACGTTCCCCTATATATGAAGTAGGCGATGTTACCGATGACGACCGTTTTACCTTTGAATCTAAGACCACTGGAGAGAAACCAATGGATGTAAATCTATCGGACATATTTGGCAGCTCCCCAAAAACCATGTTGAACGATAACACGGTCAAAAGAAGCTATGCCGAGGCTGAATATTCGTTGGAATTCTTTCATGATTATCTGGAGCAGGTTTTGCAATTGGAAGCTGTAGCCTGCAAAGATTGGTTGACGAACAAAGTCGATAGATGTGTAGGTGGCCGGGTAGCCAAACAACAATGTGCCGGGCCCTTACAGTTGCCTTTGAACAATATAGGCGTAATGGCACTCGATTTTAAAGGAAAAGAAGGGGTTGCCACCAGTATTGGCCATTCCCCCATTTCAGGCCTTATTGACCCCTCCGCTGGAAGTAAAAACAGTATCGCCGAAGCCTTGACCAACATTGTCTGGGCACCGCTAAAAAACGGTTTGAAATCGGTTTCCCTTTCCGCCAACTGGATGTGGCCCTGTAAGAACGAAGGAGAAGATGCCAGACTCTACGAAGCGGTTCAAGCAGTTTCAGATTTTTCAATTGCACTTGGCGTTAACGTGCCAACGGGAAAGGATTCCCTTTCCATGAAACAAAAATACAAAGATGGTGATGTAATATCACCAGGAACAGTGGTAATCTCCGCTGCCGCAAATTGTAATGATATCACCCAAGTGGTTGAACCTGTATTGCAGAAAGACGGGGGAAACATCTATTACATCAACCTTTCCAAAGACAATTATAAACTCGGAGGTTCTTCATTTGCCCAAATTAGAAATGCCATTGGTAGTGAAGCCCCAACTATAAAAGATGAAACGTACTTTGAATCTGTTTTCAATTCAATTCAAACTTTGATAAAAAAAGGGCAAATCATTGCAGGACATGATATAGCCTCAGGAGGGCTAATTACAACTTTATTGGAACTTTGTTTTGCCGATGTAGATTTAGGAGCGGAACTGGACCTCTCTAGTTTGGGCGAATCTGACACGATCAAACTCTTGTTTTCCGAGAACGCGGGCATTGTTTTTCAGGCGAAAGATGCATCCATAGAGCAAATACTAATAGCCGCGAATATCGATTTCAAAAAAATAGGAAAAGTTACATCCGTGGCGGAATTGACTATCAAGAACGGCGGTATGGAAATGGGCTTGAATATTTCTTCGCTACGAGATACTTGGTTCAAGACTTCATACTTGTTGGACAATAAGCAAACTGCAAATGGGTTGGCAAAAGTCCGATTCGATAATTACAAGGAGCAGGGGTTGCGATATGAATTCCCAAGTCAATTTACAGGAAAACTGCCTGTCGCTTCGAGCGGAGTCGAGAAGCCAAAAGCAGCTATTCTCCGTGAAAAAGGCAGTAATTCCGAACGTGAAATGGCCAATGCTATGTATTTGGCAGGGTTTGATGTTAAAGACGTTCATATGACGGATCTAATTTCGGGGCGTGAAACCTTGGAGGACATTCAGTTTTTGGGTGCCGTTGGCGGATTCTCCAACTCCGATGTACTTGGAAGCGCCAAAGGCTGGGCAGGAGCCATAAAATACAATGAAAAGGCGAATAAGGCCATTATGGACTTTTTTGCAAGACCCGACACGCTTTCCGTTGGAATTTGCAATGGTTGCCAATTGTTCATGGAATTGGACCTTCTTAATCCCGAACACGAAACGCATGGAAAGATGACGTACAATGATTCCGGTAAGCATGAAAGTAATTTTACTTCGGTCAAAATTCAGAAAAACAACTCTGTGATGCTCTCATCTTTAGAAGGAAGCACCTTAGGCGTTTGGATATCCCATGGCGAGGGCAAGTTCAGTCTCCCCCACTCTGAAGACAAATATAACATCGTTGCAAAATATGGGTATGAAAACTATCCCGCCAATCCCAACGGTAGTGATTTTAACACCGCTATGCTCTGTGATAAAACTGGCCGCCACTTAGTGACCATGCCACATATGGAGCGTTCTATTTTTCCTTGGAATTGGGCACACTACCCAAAAGACAATCAAAGCGATAAAGTTTCGCCTTGGCTACAAGCCTTTGTTAATGCCAAGGAGTGGGTGGAAACAAAAAAGGGGTAA
- a CDS encoding TonB-dependent receptor, producing MFLLFSVYVNSQKTNHTIHTEKIYLHINKTFFTAGEDIWFKIYLVNGITNRPLTPSQIVYVELIGPNFKILEKKTFKSVESNDHGNFKIPVRAKKGVYTLRAYTNYMRNFDDSIFFRKNVFVNTSNTLKNKYKNNSKPDTVDVTINKNISTSNKQNIDIQFFPEGGHMVNGFLNHVAFKAIDSNGKGIPVSGEIIDETGTKIIEFNTSYLGMGKFYFIPKSGKTYWATISDIDLGKSFFLPKALNNGILMTLVDDRENYRLDIRSSLKREINNFKIIGKQKQNIIFETKINTDKKSSSAIVRITKDIFKEGIVQLTLMDNQNKPLAERLLFHDNGNKNTQSIVSASENKNVSRNLINLEIDMKPYYDTDETVNMSLAVVDKAVTAPQYSTDIKTFLLLNSQLRGKIEQPGYYFYSNGSDRKQHLDLLMMTQGWRQYLVDKYEVKTKPAVTFLPENDISIKGKVKYQYHSNKQINAEVSLFYKNKEEMGQDKIKTDTLGNFVFSNLTFTDTTTVLLTAAQYGQSAPKKKNEKDFSYVIELDSLESPKIRSEMHNQIIRKKFVFDDFTSLLERAENNSNKFFYSNNIIQLKEYTGNAQKNKKKTKYELKRRFALYNVPSHTVDFEELRRDFPNIDPILALQGRIPGLSIRGNGAFLRGSGSLSGSTNNKVLLLLNGTPIFDDPFLLAIDIDFIDIIKGPRAAIYGSRAANGIIAIYTRDGSEESFDANNGDKSNSIHFSHQGLNKPKKFYEPKYDIKENTLDEPDYRDTLCWRPNITLDENGMAKISFYASDIPSTYKVILEGVTSKGNPIKAITQFDITARKEK from the coding sequence TTGTTTTTATTATTCTCAGTATATGTAAATTCTCAGAAGACAAACCATACAATACATACCGAGAAAATATACCTTCATATCAACAAAACCTTTTTCACTGCCGGAGAAGATATTTGGTTTAAAATATATTTGGTAAATGGCATTACCAATAGGCCGCTAACGCCCAGTCAAATAGTTTATGTTGAACTCATTGGTCCAAATTTTAAAATATTGGAGAAAAAAACTTTTAAGAGTGTTGAAAGTAACGATCATGGCAATTTCAAAATACCTGTTCGTGCAAAAAAAGGTGTATACACTTTACGTGCCTATACCAACTACATGAGAAATTTTGATGATAGTATTTTTTTTAGAAAAAATGTTTTCGTGAATACCAGCAATACGTTAAAAAACAAGTATAAAAATAATTCAAAGCCCGATACTGTTGATGTTACTATAAACAAAAATATATCTACTTCAAATAAACAAAACATCGATATTCAGTTTTTCCCCGAAGGAGGGCATATGGTCAACGGTTTTTTAAATCATGTTGCCTTCAAAGCCATAGATTCTAATGGAAAAGGAATACCGGTCTCTGGGGAAATTATAGATGAAACTGGCACAAAAATTATTGAGTTTAATACCTCATATCTAGGCATGGGGAAGTTCTATTTTATTCCAAAAAGCGGAAAAACCTACTGGGCCACTATTTCAGATATAGATTTGGGAAAATCTTTTTTTCTGCCCAAGGCCCTTAATAATGGTATTCTCATGACCCTTGTAGATGATAGGGAAAATTACAGATTAGATATCAGGTCATCTTTGAAAAGGGAAATCAACAACTTTAAAATAATCGGTAAACAAAAACAGAATATAATTTTTGAGACCAAAATCAATACAGACAAAAAAAGCTCTTCAGCCATTGTAAGAATAACGAAAGATATATTCAAAGAAGGTATTGTACAGCTAACCCTTATGGATAATCAAAATAAACCCTTAGCTGAACGACTTTTATTTCATGACAATGGGAATAAAAACACCCAATCTATTGTTTCAGCATCTGAAAATAAAAATGTGTCGAGAAATCTGATCAATTTGGAAATCGATATGAAACCATATTATGATACAGACGAAACTGTGAATATGTCGTTAGCAGTGGTTGACAAAGCCGTAACCGCCCCACAATACAGTACAGATATAAAAACCTTTTTATTATTGAATTCACAATTGCGTGGCAAAATTGAACAACCAGGTTATTACTTTTATTCAAACGGTTCCGACCGAAAGCAACACCTAGATTTATTAATGATGACACAAGGTTGGCGCCAATACCTTGTTGATAAGTATGAAGTGAAAACCAAACCCGCTGTTACATTTTTACCCGAAAACGACATAAGCATTAAGGGCAAAGTCAAATATCAATACCATTCCAACAAACAGATTAATGCAGAAGTATCTTTATTCTATAAAAATAAAGAGGAAATGGGGCAAGACAAAATCAAAACAGATACACTAGGTAATTTTGTTTTTAGCAATCTTACTTTTACCGATACAACAACGGTTTTACTTACTGCCGCACAATATGGTCAAAGTGCACCAAAGAAAAAAAATGAAAAGGATTTTAGTTATGTTATTGAATTAGATTCATTGGAGTCTCCTAAAATTAGAAGTGAGATGCATAACCAAATCATAAGAAAGAAGTTTGTTTTTGACGATTTTACATCACTACTGGAAAGAGCCGAAAACAACAGTAACAAATTCTTTTATTCTAACAATATCATACAACTGAAAGAATATACAGGCAATGCCCAAAAGAATAAAAAAAAGACCAAATATGAACTTAAAAGAAGGTTTGCATTATATAATGTGCCTTCCCATACTGTTGATTTTGAAGAGTTGAGGAGAGACTTTCCAAATATTGATCCAATACTAGCATTGCAAGGAAGAATACCCGGCTTGTCAATTCGAGGAAACGGTGCTTTTCTGAGAGGTTCGGGTTCATTGTCGGGTAGTACAAATAACAAAGTATTACTGCTTTTGAACGGCACACCTATATTTGACGACCCTTTCTTATTGGCTATTGATATTGATTTTATAGATATCATAAAAGGCCCTAGGGCTGCTATTTATGGGTCTAGAGCGGCAAATGGTATAATAGCGATTTACACGAGAGATGGCAGCGAAGAATCTTTTGATGCCAATAATGGTGATAAAAGTAATAGTATACATTTTTCACACCAAGGGCTTAATAAACCAAAAAAATTTTATGAGCCAAAATACGATATCAAAGAGAATACCCTTGATGAACCTGATTATAGAGACACTTTGTGTTGGAGGCCCAATATAACGTTGGATGAAAACGGTATGGCAAAAATATCCTTTTATGCGTCAGATATACCATCAACCTACAAGGTAATTTTAGAAGGTGTTACCTCAAAAGGGAATCCTATAAAAGCAATTACACAATTTGATATAACAGCTCGCAAAGAAAAATGA
- a CDS encoding GNAT family N-acetyltransferase produces MKIRPATRNDIPAIVGLIADDKLGKLREDYQDPLPKKYYDAFDNIVTDPNQELIVLETAKRQVIGTLQLSFIQYLTYQGGLRAQIEAVRVHESYRNQGIGQQLFEWAIKAAKERNAHVVQLTTDKKRPEALKFYEKLGFKASHEGMKLHI; encoded by the coding sequence ATGAAGATTCGCCCGGCAACTAGGAATGATATACCTGCCATCGTTGGTTTGATAGCCGATGATAAACTGGGCAAACTACGTGAAGATTATCAAGATCCGTTACCAAAAAAATATTATGACGCTTTTGATAATATAGTTACCGACCCTAACCAAGAGTTAATAGTGCTCGAGACGGCCAAGCGACAAGTTATAGGAACGTTGCAATTATCCTTTATTCAATATTTGACCTACCAAGGCGGTCTACGTGCACAAATTGAAGCGGTACGGGTTCACGAAAGCTATCGCAACCAAGGCATAGGCCAACAATTATTTGAATGGGCGATAAAGGCAGCCAAAGAAAGGAATGCCCATGTTGTACAGCTAACTACCGATAAAAAACGACCGGAAGCCCTCAAATTCTACGAAAAACTTGGTTTTAAAGCCAGCCATGAAGGTATGAAATTGCATATTTAG
- a CDS encoding glycoside hydrolase family 10 protein: protein MKKVILICLALFTLVSCSKERPKIPVYAWTGGPGNDSDEELLIKFKDFKDKGIDGLMYNGGHNPETYKRVGALVKQAGMQFHAWIPTMVQGENPKISKDLYAHNRNGESAFDKPAYVDYYKFLCPNKEGTYNFLADLYGNVAAVEHIDGIHLDYIRFPDVILAEGLWDKYGLVMDKEYPEYDYCYCDTCTSDFNGKTGIDITEVDDASQIQEWKQYRYDLITNMVSRLAKVVHGKDKVINAAVFPGPTIAKKLVRQEWDKWDLDAVYPMNYNDFYVKGPEWVGEMVTEEVNAVNGSKPIYSGLFICPNSEDKTKENDPENHGLLPSEIETAIRTSMENGATGICLFTPERMQTEHWEAFEKAIYKEYEKNQ from the coding sequence ATGAAGAAAGTTATATTGATTTGTTTGGCGTTATTTACATTGGTGTCATGCTCTAAAGAGCGGCCCAAAATTCCGGTCTATGCCTGGACAGGAGGCCCGGGAAACGATAGTGACGAGGAATTACTGATCAAGTTCAAGGACTTCAAAGACAAGGGAATAGATGGATTGATGTACAATGGCGGGCATAATCCCGAAACTTATAAAAGAGTAGGAGCCTTGGTAAAACAAGCAGGTATGCAATTTCATGCATGGATACCTACGATGGTACAAGGGGAGAACCCTAAAATTTCCAAAGACCTATACGCCCATAACCGAAATGGGGAATCGGCCTTCGACAAACCTGCGTATGTGGATTATTATAAGTTTTTATGCCCGAACAAAGAAGGTACCTATAATTTTTTGGCTGATTTATACGGAAACGTAGCCGCAGTTGAACATATAGATGGTATACATTTGGACTACATACGCTTTCCCGATGTTATCTTGGCAGAAGGCCTTTGGGATAAATACGGTTTGGTAATGGATAAGGAATATCCCGAGTACGATTATTGTTATTGTGATACATGTACATCGGATTTCAATGGGAAAACCGGAATCGATATTACCGAAGTTGATGATGCTTCACAGATACAGGAATGGAAACAGTACCGGTATGACCTGATAACAAATATGGTATCACGTTTGGCAAAAGTGGTGCATGGTAAAGACAAAGTCATAAACGCTGCGGTATTCCCTGGCCCGACCATTGCAAAAAAACTTGTACGCCAAGAGTGGGATAAATGGGATTTGGATGCGGTATACCCTATGAACTATAATGATTTTTATGTAAAAGGCCCTGAATGGGTAGGAGAGATGGTTACAGAAGAGGTAAATGCGGTAAACGGCTCAAAACCAATTTATAGTGGATTGTTTATTTGCCCCAACTCCGAAGATAAGACCAAAGAGAACGACCCGGAAAACCATGGGTTATTACCTTCAGAAATTGAAACAGCTATACGGACTTCAATGGAAAATGGCGCTACTGGCATTTGCCTTTTTACTCCCGAACGCATGCAAACGGAGCATTGGGAAGCGTTTGAAAAGGCCATTTACAAAGAGTATGAAAAAAACCAATAA